A genomic stretch from Mesoplodon densirostris isolate mMesDen1 chromosome 3, mMesDen1 primary haplotype, whole genome shotgun sequence includes:
- the SMIM15 gene encoding small integral membrane protein 15 yields the protein MFDIKAWAEYVVEWAAKDPYGFLTTVILALTPLFLASAVLSWKLAKMIEAREKEQKKKQKRQENIAKAKRLKKD from the coding sequence ATGTTTGATATAAAGGCTTGGGCTGAGTATGTTGTGGAATGGGCTGCAAAGGACCCATATGGCTTCCTTACAACAGTTATTCTGGCCCTAACTCCATTGTTTCTAGCAAGTGCTGTACTGTCTTGGAAATTGGCCAAGATGATTGAGGCCAGGGAAAAggagcaaaagaagaaacaaaaacgtcaagaaaatattgcaaaagCTAAACGACTAAAAAAGGATTGA